A single window of Cottoperca gobio chromosome 9, fCotGob3.1, whole genome shotgun sequence DNA harbors:
- the LOC115013819 gene encoding hemicentin-2-like has translation MKPYGGFLMPLRKLCSRICVSVSIWTLPQMASHLYLVFLSSLAVSSKLGLEDVFFSPQDQTVREGKGVFLQCVSGESSPPASITWLKDGTLVTRGRHIQGEYGGGNQKKASGTLHLLNVTLEDEGIYICVTHNPSLNISKKSKPAKLTVQGVPRRLQIIQGPHSITVAMGTEVSMHCAVRGFPVPMVHWFKDGCLLSNCSASFSLQNNGQLLTFRNVSREYEGSYHCEASNHNESIRSQPAFLLPAEMDWSFVQQPVNLTVNRGDNVTVTCRPPYSRPAAQVSWFKNNQLLSPTAHHTVLPSGDLFFHSVQEKDSGIYFCRASNIHLQRFLTSRRAILTVLGMTLQKTHHTHWPVLTVPVGARVVLDCEVSGHPLPSISWVKRGHSKQTGGKLVLGLRNATLYIDSARSYDEGVYVCEASNTLGHSRNTAMLRVAVSPIIVTFVGQVSCRIGASAVLPCRAVGILPITYNWTRGRAETQSPINPIEDGHIDEDGALHISSVQYSDIGEYYCTAENRAGRHQRRTRLTVTAEHRPADRGRQTRLVLSASTNTIKELPVSQSSDSMAEQHLETTHHPHVQEQHNEPTCMYLEKNFYRL, from the exons ATGAAGCCGTATGGTGGTTTCCTCATGCCTCTCCGGAAGCTCTGCAGTAGGATCTGTGTTAGTGTCTCCATCTGGACACTCCCACAGATGGCTTCCCACCTCTACTTAGTCTTCCTGTCCAGTTTGGCAGTTTCATCCAAACTGG GTTTGGAGGATGTTTTCTTCAGCCCCCAGGACCAGACAGTCAGAGAAGGAAAGGGAGTTTTCTTGCAGTGTGTGTCAGGGGAAAGTTCACCTCCTGCAAGCATCACCTGGCTCAAAGATGGGACACTGGTCACAAGAGGGAGACACATCCAG GGTGAATATGGAGGTGGTAACCAGAAGAAGGCTTCAGGCACTCTGCATCTTCTCAACGTAACATTAGAGGACGAAGGGATTTACATTTGTGTCACACACAATCCTTCACTGAACATCAGCAAGAAGAGCAAGCCGGCTAAACTAACTGTGCAGG GGGTCCCGCGAAGGCTGCAGATCATCCAGGGCCCTCACAGCATCACTGTTGCTATGGGAACAGAGGTCTCCATGCACTGTGCTGTCCGTGGCTTCCCTGTTCCCATGGTGCACTGGTTCAAAGACGGCTGCCTCCTGTCGAACTGCTCGGCCTCGTTCAGCCTCCAGAACAATGGACAGCTGCTCACATTCAG GAACGTGAGCAGAGAGTACGAAGGCTCGTATCACTGTGAAGCATCCAACCACAATGAGTCCATCAGGTCGCAGCCGGCCTTCCTACTTCCAGCCG AGATGGACTGGAGTTTCGTCCAGCAGCCGGTAAACCTGACGGTGAATAGGGGAGACAATGTTACAGTCACCTGCAGACCTCCATACAGCAGACCAGCAGCACAGGTGTCCTGGTTCAAAAACAACCAACTTCTCTCTCCCACAGCTCATCACACTGTGCTGCCCAGTGGAGACCTCTTCTTCCAcag TGTCCAGGAGAAGGACAGTGGGATTTACTTCTGCAGGGCCTCCAACATCCACCTTCAAAGATTTCTCACTTCTAGAAGAGCGATCCTGACTGTGCTGGGTATGACTTTACAAAAGACCCACCACACCCACTGGCCA GTGTTGACGGTGCCTGTGGGTGCTCGGGTGGTGCTGGACTGTGAGGTGTCCGGTCACCCTCTACCCTCCATCAGCTGGGTAAAGAGAGGCCACTCAAAGCAGACTGGAGGAAAGCTGGTTTTGGG ATTGAGAAATGCCACTCTCTACATCGACTCAGCCCGGAGCTACGATGAGGGAGTGTATGTGTGCGAGGCCTCCAACACTCTGGGCCACAGCCGCAACACAGCAATGCTGAGAGTTGCTG TGAGTCCCATCATAGTGACCTTTGTAGgtcaggtgagctgcaggaTCGGGGCTTCAGCGGTTCTTCCTTGCAGGGCTGTAGGGATTCTGCCCATCACATATAACTGGACCAGGGgcagagcagagacacagtCCCCCATCAATCCCATTGAGGACGGACACATTGATG AAGATGGAGCTCTGCATATTTCCAGTGTGCAGTATTCTGATATAGGGGAATATTACTGTACTGCTGAGAACCGAGCAGGACGACATCAGAGACGTACCAGACTCACTGTCACAG CTGAACATCGTCCAGCTGATAGAGGCAGGCAGACAAGACTGGTTTTGTCTGCT AGCACCAACACTATCAAAGAACTGCCAGTATCCCAATCCAGTGACTCTATGGCTGAGCAACATCTTGAGACAACACATCATCCACATGTACAGGAACAGCATAATGAGCCCACATGTATGTACTTAGAGAAAAACTTCTATAGATTATGA
- the pmpca gene encoding mitochondrial-processing peptidase subunit alpha — protein MATRMSRCRSWSRVQRFGIAAYRKYSSGSRYPNVSLSAPLPGIPKPVFACVDGQEKHETKITTLENGLKVASQNKFGQFCTVGILVNSGSRHEAKYPSGIAHFVEKLAFSSTAQYGSKDEILLTLEKHGGICDCQTSRDTTIYAVSAEVKGLDTVVSLLSDAVLQPRLLDEEIEMTRMAVRFELEDLNMRPDPEPLLTEMIHAAAYRGNTVGLPRFCPVDNVETIDKKVLHNYLRNYYCPERMVLAGVGIEHEQLVECARKYLLDAKPVWGTSAVASVDLSVAQYTGGIVKMEKDMSDVSLGPTPIPELTHIMIGLESCSFLEDDFIPFAVLNMMMGGGGSFSAGGPGKGMFTRLYLNVLNRHHWMYNATAYHHSYEDSGLLCIHASADPRQVREMVEIITREFIQMAGSAGEMELERAKTQLKSMLMMNLESRPVIFEDVGRQVLSTGKRKLPHQLCDLISNVTASDIKRVTTKMLRSKPAVAALGDLTELPSYEHIQAALSSKDGRLPRMYRLFR, from the exons ATGGCGACTCGCATGTCGAGGTGTAGAAGTTGGAGTCGTGTTCAAAG GTTTGGGATCGCAGCCTACAGAAAGTACAGCAGTGGCAGTCGATACccaaatgtctctctctctgcaccgcTGCCTGGAATCCCCAAGccagtgtttgcatgtgtggatGGGCAGGAAAAACACGAGACCAAGATCACTACTCTAGAGAATGGCCTCAAAGTCGCATCCCAAAACAAGTTTGGTCAATTCTGCACAGTTGGAA TTTTAGTAAATTCTGGATCCAGACATGAAGCAAAGTACCCCAGTGGGATAGCACACTTTGTAGAGAAACTCGCCTTTTCT tccACAGCTCAGTATGGGAGTAAAGATGAAATTCTGCTCACATTGGAAAAGCACGGAGGGATTTGTGACTGCCAAACATCAAG AGATACCACCATATATGCAGTGTCTGCTGAAGTGAAGGGTCTGGACACAGTGGTCAGTCTCCTCTCTGATGCTGTTCTACAGCCTCGCCTGCTGG ATGAGGAGATCGAAATGACTAGAATGGCGGTACGCTTTGAGTTAGAAGATCTGAACATGAGGCCAGACCCTGAACCTTTACTCACTGAGATGATCCATGCT GCCGCATATCGTGGCAACACAGTCGGGCTGCCTCGCTTTTGTCCTGTAGACAACGTGGAAACAATTGACAAGAAAGTTCTTCACAACTACCTGCGTAACTATTATTGTCCCGAGCGGATGGTTCTGGCTGGAGTGGGAATCGAGCACGAGCAGCTGGTTGAATGTGCCAGGAAATATCTGCTGGATGCGAAGCCGGTGTGGGGAACGAGTGCAGTGGCCAGCGTGGATCTCTCTGTAGCGCAGTACACTGGTGGTATCGTCAAG ATGGAGAAGGATATGTCAGATGTGAGCCTTGGCCCCACCCCGATCCCAGAGCTGACTCACATCATGATCGGCCTGGAGAGCTGCTCCTTCCTG GAGGACGACTTCATCCCATTCGCGGTGCTTAACATGATGATGGGTGGAGGTGGCTCCTTTTCTGCAGGAGGACCTGGGAAAGGCATGTTCACCCGGCTTTACCTGAACGTGCTCAACAG ACATCATTGGATGTACAATGCCACCGCCTACCATCATAGCTATGAGGACAGTGGGCTGCTGTGTATCCATGCCAGCGCAGACCCCAGACAG GTGCGTGAGATGGTGGAGATAATAACCAGAGAGTTCATTCAGATGGCCGGCAGCGCAGGAGAG ATGGAGCTGGAGAGGGCCAAGACTCAGCTCAAGTCCATGTTGATGATGAACCTCGAGTCGCGGCCGGTTATTTTTGAAGATGTTGGGCGCCAGGTTCTCTCCACAGGAAAGAGAAAGCTGCCACATCAACTGTGTGATCTAATAA GCAACGTGACAGCCAGTGACATTAAGAGAGTAACCACAAAGATGCTGCGCAGTAAGCCCGCGGTAGCAGCTCTGGGGGACCTGACGGAGCTTCCCTCGTACGAACACATCCAGGCCGCCCTGTCCAGCAAAGACGGACGTCTGCCCCGCATGTATCGTCTCTTCCGATAG
- the inpp5e gene encoding phosphatidylinositol polyphosphate 5-phosphatase type IV, translating into MTENGKGSPLHQSCEAPSKGHSVVNDSSRALKTSLVDAKSGKEHNDALKLTARNAEGDISPYQPRPPSLPRLSSKSVSVEETMRTRRLKNSQESLSDPVETGSSTDSLKDDQTAPAPGGFLSESTTIRNDQVSNVRPLSAVATESPDFRDRGSSLSEYERRPRSQQSDPTDHRPRSTKVRLSPVQPTGTLPALGKSFASATLRAANRIDTDCLDYTVLAREKLGERLHRNLSDSRLLENMGSDSASVNSIRSNYSVLSPIRPQDVRNRSFMEGSVLGSGALLGAEELDRHFPDRRVGIYIATWNMQGEKGLPANLDDLLLPTDSEFAQDFYIIGVQEGCPDRREWETRLQETLGPYYVMLYAASHGVLYLTVFVRRDLIWFCSEVEHATVTTRIISQIKTKGAVGIAFTFFGTSFLFITSHFTSGDAKVYERVLDYNKIVEALALPKGLPDTNPYRSTPSDVTTRFDQVFWFGDFNFRLSKARADVDAIMTRTVGGDMGLLLEHDQLSKEMKDGSIFKGFQEAPIHFLPTYKFNIGCDVYDTTSKQRTPSYTDRIVFRSRQADDIKVFKYTSCSSIKTSDHRPVISVFQVKLRPGRDNIPLGAGQFDRSLYLEGIRRRITRELKRREAMKNESSSTICTIS; encoded by the exons ATGACGGAGAATGGAAAGGGCAGCCCCCTCCATCAGTCCTGTGAAGCTCCTAGTAAAGGACATTCAGTTGTCAATGACAGCAGCCGGGCACTCAAGACCTCCTTAGTGGATGCCAAATCTGGCAAGGAACACAATGATGCTCTTAAACTCACTGCTAGAAATGCAGAGGGAGATATCAGTCCATACCAGCCTCGGCCACCTTCGCTACCCAGGCTATCCAGCAAAAGTGTCTCAGTGGAGGAGACTATGAGAACCAGGAGGCTGAAAAACAGCCAGGAAAGTCTGAGTGACCCTGTCGAGACTGGCTCCTCCACAGACTCACTTAAAGATGACCaaacagctccagctccaggtgGGTTTCTCAGCGAGTCTACCACCATTAGGAATGACCAGGTCTCCAATGTGAGACCCCTCTCTGCTGTTGCGACCGAATCACCAGACTTCcgggacagagggagcagtCTCTCTGAGTATGAAAGGAGGCCCCGCAGCCAGCAGAGCGACCCCACAGACCACCGGCCGAGGTCTACCAAGGTGCGTCTGTCTCCGGTGCAACCCACGGGGACGCTGCCTGCTCTGGGGAAGAGCTTTGCGTCAGCCACTTTAAGGGCAGCTAATAGGATTGACACGGATTGTTTGGATTATACCGTGTTGGCCAGAGAGAAACTCGGTGAGAGACTACACAGGAACCTGAGCGACAGCCGCCTTCTGGAGAACATGGGGTCAGATAGTGCCTCTGTCAACTCCATAAGGTCCAACTACAGCGTGCTTAGCCCCATCAGACCCCAGGATGTGAGGAACAG GAGTTTTATGGAGGGCAGCGTGCTGGGAAGCGGTGCCCTGCTCGGGGCTGAGGAGTTGGATCGCCACTTCCCCGACAGGAGAGTGGGCATCTACATAGCCACTTGGAACATGCAGGGAGAGAAG GGGCTTCCAGCCAATTTGGATGATCTCCTCCTTCCAACAGACTCTGAATTTGCACAGGACTTTTATATTATTGGGGTCCAGGAGGGCTGTCCTGACAg gagggaGTGGGAGACCCGTCTTCAGGAGACTTTGGGACCGTACTACGTCATGCTGTACGCAGCATCTCATGGTGTTTTGTATCTCACTGTATTTGTCAGAAGAGACCTCATCTGGTTCTGCTCAG AGGTGGAGCACGCCACCGTCACAACCAGGATCATCTCTCAGATCAAGACTAAAGGGGCTGTGGGAATCGCCTTCACCTTTTTTGGCACTTCTTTCCTCTTCATCACATCGCATTTTACCT CTGGAGATGCCAAAGTCTACGAGAGAGTACTGGATTACAACAAGATCGTCGAGGCTCTCGCTCTGCCAAAAGGCCTTCCAGACACCAACCCGTACCGCTCCACACCAT CTGACGTCACCACAAGATTCGACCAGGTCTTCTGGTTTGGAGATTTTAACTTTCGGCTGAGTAAAGCCCGAGCCGACGTTGATGCCATCATGACCCGCACAGTAGGCGGCGATATGGGCCTTCTGTTGGAGCACGACCAGCTCTCCAAGGAAATGAAGGATG GTTCAATCTTTAAAGGTTTCCAGGAGGCACCAATACATTTCCTCCCCACATACAAGTTCAACATCGGCTGTGATGTCTACGACACAACTTCTAAACAGAGAACGCCTTCATACACa GACCGGATCGTGTTCAGGAGCAGGCAGGCTGATGACATAAAAGTGTTCAAGTACACCAGCTGCTCCAGCATCAAGACCTCAGACCATCGTCCCGTCATCAGCGTCTTCCAGGTCAAACTCAGGCCAGGCAGAGACAA tATTCCCCTTGGTGCGGGACAGTTTGACCGAAGCTTGTACTTGGAGGGCATCAGGAGGAGGATCACcagagagctgaagaggagGGAGGCCATGAAGAACGAAAGTAGCAGCACCATCTGCACCATCTCCTAA